In a genomic window of Wyeomyia smithii strain HCP4-BCI-WySm-NY-G18 chromosome 1, ASM2978416v1, whole genome shotgun sequence:
- the LOC129719170 gene encoding general transcription factor 3C polypeptide 1 isoform X2 produces the protein MLRNASISSVLNEEISLEGLEGTTLDTLWNHLAIRLKIKLPLPQKLRDSVWSLIVQSRENNFYVLPEPRKPFVYFDRMQHIDPATGVLKEPKEYPGHRFKYNPVVEENGVRGSCECHATRTVIYREELKSMTLFEVEQKWLYQFVIVASQKMRESFILEPNFSFELTIIQFCMLEWIARSRYNGETSQGKYSLVELTKDSSILYYNRKFLTDCKLIIRQPLCQRTGETSIQGMVYHLPRYYSEMKPKTLVITEKVVNILKQRPGYIADYDEIKHIVLGHAEARKWFRGNEFIKFVRTDETVPYRTIYPDAEPREWTLKNKKGEEKQVRIMRLIDPNADVYDLWYKEEVADEDQKDGILNSQKAYIDMPVLQQAYNVIAKTGELGISQTALATEIGVDKLNARAVVKNLMRLKAIEGHAMDEGRQRTTKYFLPGISKGTVTFDREAIQLMSTHLNVLEQQQQQQQQQQQQEQQQLETSSTSGVSAMNSSKADSSFSQTEIPEDESDDRESTNNSLFWTSTRPELLDSIDVEITISNEVTFLKKSQGGIAAMMSTKHISAKVLRRCNYMLELVKQHQVIEPRVIQKKINQDEKAGGSKAEACHKSVLRLLSRLAVDKFLKIANVKLTKEDKVLNIAYACDMAVEKDNPALQAKIEAAKSRLIMQTPTPRIAQKQMLDNEPLATGCSYDGTLAKCLRMKLFHEFLYYVIYIHTPESEEIPVESLSGLGFEDIGEGYGKVYSRDEWKIFIPPLSMLENLGPGWALLTEITIRMPLSIFCKICTFGFYTKDLDYYLDHPIRRHMLIKQLPKVIRQQLFRQRKYIFNIFELTQKLCYAGLLQFGPQRMKDRDQTYIYLNRNTALLDTRSSAIGYNEIEDKEYPIVGFTFNTSEDLSNYWETLYKIAMETRLNRRSVAIGKEIVVQQISLKPNMIEACQPRTPEQAFEMDTQKIPPGDNLGAAGMDTAMFMHLKANWSKVMNYVPADSTQAAKVKRLKTMKKIVTMNREKNAAARAGTNRKLLITGPKDKKLCLKAKITVKPFASAYRKYGDKRNAIKVRRIEAPRTFGKKKRNIYDEIDRKALKLMKKLRVDWNHHEDAVLLACRIAAKYLHDGVAICNSVINSVLYRDILHWSDERSTNKTSRACQRRINYMVKQKHGIATTIKMCVEEAKLNPSIERRFGENFLVHLKTMYTSNEEYNMALKVHFVELVYLLRTTLTKLNIESIRTTSGTNERLMIPSTLSEFQFRFNILQSHNKSETLNFATNPTEMEKIIMYKLAVLIHSTVTNLKEKNTFNLQLFNIYKNYSEKHLSQAIKMLRDIKMISLSRKIKSYQGVDPNALPCWDNPYHVSATYLYQISTKIPFEMFNCVCQHYLKLLANSNYEEPITFNDGGKGLMLLIAELVTMDMVEIELETPADYVRMDPEINSTDPELVSTSPGEQYISSAANSTSEMNIPKPNSAQNTKSINVRFDANCDTFFNYVMHPIEMLTKISTEYLHFYCLLSNCHERAHQRIFQIDDTHNICSLPDCILQGAERNLIPKCIAIALARRDVIHRMKMSKVSRIELRPKQVSHEDNIIHCFTKSIQEYSKTQANWQARDLGRITSGLHNPVNMVNLTDEIIRFEDVRDFNWLDRYEITQIEDAGCSADIDNDNNDSAFGRDQQSREDLRAHKLHNLYLVNYLKINLRLTYPSWNQLQHRVQFGDFVIPRCFLPLGFDTRHDVLNKITSDALWPAQKDLQPLLEQASPLIHSNSRLSELASFIEAKKITGATVPELTERFSHRSEMIEDLKTLLNFKFLLRTGYRHVTYVHWQYVQPWLVQTSCVIQQSTKSIVKQEPQTSNLKRQMDRSSISDNEDDETDDEPPRKSRRFEMARQIELAEQKAKNKPFKSLLLSMTPWIKVNGGVNRRLLYRWLTTLLLYCMSHPGVLVSAIHARFNLMAPVHINYLLEILQEYTCLKISSIKIWQRKTLFSMYRPVEIRKKR, from the exons ATGCTTAGAAACGCTTCAATTTCATCGGTTCTCAATGAAGAAATATCTCTAGAAGGACTCGAAGGCACAACATTAGACA CATTATGGAACCATCTTGCGAttcgtttgaaaataaaactaccTTTGCCGCAGAAATTGCGCGATTCAGTCTGGTCATTAATAGTACAGAGCCGGGAAAACAACTTCTACGTTTTACCGGAGCCTCGCAAACCGTTCGTTTACTTTGACCGAATGCAGCATATTGATCCAGCGACGGGCGTCTTGAAAGAACCTAAAGAATACCCGGGTCATAGATTCAAATACAATCCCGTCGTTGAGGAGAATGGTGTACGCGGGTCATGCGAGTGCCACGCCACACGAACAGTGATATACAGGGAAGAGTTGAAGAGTATGACTCTATTTGAAGTAGAACAGAA ATGGCTATATCAATTTGTAATAGTTGCTTCCCAAAAAATGCGAGAATCGTTCATATTGGAGCCCAATTTTTCCTTCGAGCTGACTATTATTCAATTTTGCATGTTAGAGTGGATTGCGCGATCACGTTACAATGGTGAGACCTCTCAAGGAAAATATTCATTAGTCGAGTTAACGAAAGATTCCAGTATACTTTATTACAACCGAAAGTTTTTAACTGATTGTAAACTGATTATTCGGCAACCATTGTGTCAGCGAACTGGCGAAACTAGTATACAAGGAATGGTTTATCATTTGCCTCGATACTACAGTGAGATGAAACCTAAAACCTTGGTAATCACCGAGAAGGTTGTTAACATTCTAAAACAACGACCTGGATATATCGCAGATTATGATGAAATAAAACATATAGTTTTGGGACACGCCGAGGCTCGTAAGTGGTTTCGAGGAAATGAATTTATCAAATTTGTGAGAACTGATGAAACCGTACCATATCGAACAATCTATCCTGATGCGGAGCCGCGCGAGTGGACATTGAAAAATaagaaaggagaggagaaacaAGTACGCATCATGCGCTTGATCGATCCTAACGCGGATGTGTACGATCTCTGGTACAAAGAAGAAGTTGCGGACGAGGATCAAAAGGATGGGATTTTAAATTCTCAAAAAGCATACATCGATATGCCAGTACTGCAACAAGCATACAATGTGATTGCCAAAACAGGTGAACTCGGTATTTCACAAACTGCGTTAGCCACAGAAATTGGAGTCGATAAACTGAACGCCAGGGCGGTAGTGAAAAATTTAATGCGCTTAAAGGCTATCGAAGGACACGCGATGGACGAAGGGCGTCAGCGAACAACGAA ATATTTTCTACCAGGCATATCGAAAGGAACAGTTACATTCGATCGAGAAGCAATTCAACTTATGAGCACTCATCTAAATGTGCTggaacaacagcagcagcagcaacaacaacaacaacagcaagaaCAACAACAATTGGAAACATCGTCTACTTCCGGTGTGAGTGCAATGAACAGTAGCAAAGCAGATAGTTCTTTCTCACAAACCGAGATTCCGGAGGACGAATCAGACGACAGAGAAAGCACGAATAACAGTTTGTTCTGGACTTCGACTAGACCGGAGTTACTAGATTCAATCGACGTTGAAATTACCATAAGTAACGAGGTTACATTcctgaaaaaatcacaaggagGTATAGCGGCGATGATGAGTACCAAGCACATAAGTGCAAAAGTGCTCAGGCGATGTAACTATATGCTCGAGTTAGTTAAACAACACCAGGTCATTGAGCCGCGTGTGATTCAGAAGAAGATAAATCAAGACGAAAAAGCTGGAGGATCAAAGGCAGAAGCTTGCCACAAATCAGTGCTGCGTCTCTTGAGCCGATTGGCAGTTGATAAGTTTCTTAAAATAGCTAATGTGAAACTAACAAAAGAGGATAAGGTTTTGAATATTGCGTATGCATGTGATATGGCTGTTGAAAAGGATAATCCAGCACTGCAGGCGAAGATAGAAGCAGCTAAATCAAGATTGATAATGCAAACACCAACACCCCGGATCGCACAGAAGCAGATGCTAGATAATGAACCTCTAGCTACGGGATGCAGTTATGACGGTACACTAGCTAAGTGCTTAAGAATGAAACTGTTCCATGAATTTTTGTATTACGTGATTTACATTCATACACCTGAGAGTGAAGAGATTCCAGTGGAATCTTTAAGTGGTCtaggttttgaggatattggtgAAGGGTACGGAAAAGTTTACAGTCGTGATGAATGGAAAATTTTTATTCCGCCTTTGAGCATGCTTGAAAATCTTGGACCCGGCTGGGCTTTACTGACAGAAATCACAATTCGAATGCCACTTTCAATTTTTTGCAAGATTTGTACGTTCGGTTTCTATACGAAGGATCTTGACTATTATTTAGACCATCCAATACGGCGACACATGTTGATCAAGCAGCTCCCGAAGGTTATTCGCCAGCAGTTATTTAGACAGCGcaaatatattttcaacattttcgaacTGACCCAAAAGTTATGCTATGCCGGACTTTTGCAATTTGGACCACAAAGAATGAAAGATCGGGATCAAACGTATATTTATTTGAATCGAAACACTGCTCTGCTCGATACGCGAAGCTCAGCAATAGGGTACAACGAAATTGAGGACAAGGAATATCCCATCGTTGGGTTCACTTTTAACACATCGGAAGATTTAAGTAATTATTGGGAAACATTATACAAGATCGCAATGGAAACTCGTCTGAATCGGAGAAGTGTTGCAATTGGAAAAGAAATAGTAGTTCAGCAAATTTCACTCAAGCCAAATATGATAGAGGCATGCCAGCCACGTACTCCTGAGCAAGCATTCGAAATGGACACACAGAAGATTCCACCAGGCGACAATCTCGGAGCAGCGGGAATGGATACAGCCATGTTTATGCATTTGAAGGCAAACTGGAGTAAAGTTATGAACTACGTTCCTGCTGATTCCACACAGGCTGCTAAAGTTAAGCgattaaaaacaatgaaaaaaattgttacaatgaatcgcgaaaaaaatgctgccgcCAGGGCGGGAACAAATCGCAAGTTGCTTATAACTGGCCCGAAAGACAAGAAGTTATGTTTAAAGGCCAAAATTACTGTCAAGCCGTTTGCATCGGCCTACCGCAAATATGGAGATAAAAGAAATGCAATCAAAGTGCGTCGAATTGAAGCTCCACGCACCTTtggaaagaaaaagagaaacatTTACGATGAAATTGATCGTAAAGCGctgaaattaatgaaaaaattacGCGTAGATTGGAATCACCATGAAGATGCAGTGTTACTAGCATGTCGCATCGCTGCAAAATATCTGCATGATGGAGTTGCAATTTGCAATTCGGTTATCAACTCAGTTCTGTACCGAGACATTCTACACTGGTCGGATGAGAGATCCACAAACAAAACATCACGTGCCTGTCAACGAAGAATTAACTATATGGTCAAGCAAAAGCACGGAATTGCCACAACCATAAAAATGTGTGTGGAGGAAGCAAAACTAAATCCGTCAATTGAGCGCCGGTTTGGGGAGAATTTCTTAGTTCACCTTAAGACAATGTACACCTCTAATGAAGAATACAATATGGCACTTAAGGTACATTTCGTGGAACTCGTGTATTTACTAAGGACAACACTAACGAAATTGAACATTGAAAGTATTCGCACTACTTCCGGTACAAACGAACGGTTAATGATTCCAAGTACACTTTCCGAGTTCCAGTTTCGTTTCAATATACTGCAATCACACAATAAAAGCGAAACACTTAATTTTGCGACAAATCCAACAGAGATGGAGAAAATCATTATGTACAAACTGGCAGTACTAATACACAGCACTGTTACTAATCTtaaagaaaaaaacacattcAACCTTCAGTTATTCAACATTTACAAGAATTACTCAGAAAAACATTTGTCTCAGGCAATCAAAATGTTACGCGATATTAAAATGATATCATTATCTCGCAAAATCAAATCCTATCAAGGTGTGGACCCAAACGCTTTGCCATGTTGGGATAATCCTTACCACGTATCGGCCACTTATTTATATCAAATCTCCACGAAAATaccatttgaaatgtttaattgTGTCTGTCAGCATTATCTCAAATTATTGGCTAATAGTAACTATGAAGAACCAATAACTTTCAACGATGGCGGAAAAGGGTTGATGCTACTAATAGCTGAACTAGTAACCATGGATATGGTTGAAATTGAGCTAGAAACACCGGCAGATTACGTTCGAATGGATCCAGAAATAAATAGTACTGATCCGGAACTTGTTTCTACCTCGCCAGGTGAACAGTATATAAGCTCTGCCGCAAATTCCACTTCAGAAATGAACATTCCTAAACCAAACTCAGCACAAAACACCAAGTCGATCAATGTTCGCTTCGACGCGAATTGCGACACATTTTTCAATTATGTGATGCATCCGATCGAAATGCTTACGAAAATTTCTACTGAATATTTACACTTTTACTGTTTGCTAAGTAATTGTCATGAACGGGCTCATCAACGGATATTTCAGATCGATGATACTCATAATATCTGTTCGTTACCAGACTGTATTTTGCAAGGAGCAGAACGCAATTTGATTCCAAAGTGTATAGCGATTGCACTAGCTCGGCGCGATGTAATCCATCGGATGAAAATGTCCAAG GTATCCAGAATCGAACTTCGTCCGAAGCAAGTTAGCCACGAAGACAATATTATTCACTGCTTTACCAAAAGTATCCAGGAATACAGTAAAACACAAGCCAATTGGCAAGCACGTGATTTAGGGCGGATCACCAGTGGGCTGCATAATCCTGTAAACATGGTTAACCTGACTGATGAAATTATTCGGTTCGAGGACGTGCGTGACTTCAATTGGTTAGATCGCTACGAAATTACGCAAATAGAAGACGCTGGCTGTTCCGCGGACATTGATAATGATAACAATGATTCTGCATTCGGGCGAGATCAACAGTCTCGTGAAGATCTGAGGGCCCACAAACTTCACAATTTGTACTTggtaaattatttaaaaataaatctgcGGTTAACCTACCCGAGTTGGAATCAGCTACAGCACCGTGTTCAATTTGGTGATTTTGTCATTCCAAGATGTTTCCTGCCGCTAGGATTTGACACACGTCACGATGTTTTGAACAAAATCACAAGCGATGCTCTATGGCCTGCACAGAAAGATTTACAGCCTTTGCTAGAACAAGCTAGTCCCCTTATACATAGTAATTCACGTCTCTCAGAATTGGCATCCTTCATCGAAGCGAAAAAAATAACCGGGGCGACAGTTCCAGAACTAACGGAACGCTTTAGTCATCGTTCCGAAATGATCGAAGACTTGAAAACACTGCTGAATTTTAAATTTCTGCTTCGCACTGGTTACCGACATGTCACTTATGTTCACTGGCAGTATGTGCAACCCTGGCTTGTACAGACCAGTTGTGTGATTCAGCAAAGTACCAAGTCAATTGTTAAACAAGAGCCACAAACCTCTAACCTAAAACGGCAAATGGATCGAAGCTCCATCTCTGATAACGAAGACGACGAAACGGACGATGAACCGCCACGCAAATCACGCCGGTTTGAAATGGCTCGACAGATCGAACTTGCTGAACAAAAGGCGAAAAA TAAACCATTCAAAAGTCTGCTGCTGTCGATGACTCCGTGGATTAAGGTGAATGGAGGTGTCAACCGGAGATTACTGTACCGGTGGCTTACTACGCTACTACTGTACTGCATGTCCCATCCGGGTGTCTTAGTGAGCGCGATCCACGCTCGTTTCAATCTGATGGCACCGGTTCATATAAACTATCTGCTGGAG ATACTACAAGAATATACTTGTCTCAAAAtatcttcaataaaaatatgGCAACGAAAGACATTATTTTCTATGTATCGTCCTGTAGAAATCCGTAA AAAACGCTAA